The genomic stretch GCCTACAGCCGGATCGTGGTCCACCGGGGCCGGGTGGTGGCGCGTACGAGCGCGGTGCGGGAGTACTGCAACTCGGCGGTCTCGGTGGAACTCGGGTTGCCCCGACAGGGGCGGGGCGAACTGTCGTGAAGTGGCCAGGACTGTGGTGAGGGGGCCGGGGGTGTCATGGGGTGGCCGGGCTGTCGTGAGGTGGCCGGGGCTGTCGTGAGGGAGCCGGGGCTGTCGTGAGGTGGTCCCCGGGGCGTGGTGAGGCGGCTCGGGCAGCCGTAAGGGCGCCCCGGCGCGCGGCTGCGTTCGTGCGCCTCACGCGCGACCCTGAGCGCACGCCTCGCGTGTGCCCGTGCACGCGGGCGCGTGCTGGCGCGGGTGAGCCCGGCGCGCTCCGGCCATGCCGGTTAACTCGTGCGGCGGATGCGCCCCCTCCGGCGTACGGTCGGAATCATGCGCATTGTCATTGCTGGTGGTCATGGTCAGATCGCGCTGCGGCTGGAGCGTCTGCTCTCCGCGCGCGGGGACGAGGTCGCGGGGATCATCCGCAAGTCCGAGCAGGGCGACGATCTGCGGGCGGCCGGTGCCGAACCGGTCCTGCTCGACCTGGAGTCCGCCTCGGTGGAGGAGGTCGCGGCGCACCTTCAGGGCGCCGACGCGGCGGTCTTCGCGGCCGGCGCGGGCCCGGGCAGCGGCGTGGGCCGCAAGGAGACGGTGGACAGGGGCGCGGCGGTGCTGTTCGCGGACGCGGCCGTGCGCGCGGGGGTGCGCCGTTTCGTGGTCGTGTCCTCGATGGGCGCCGATCCCGCACACCAGGGCAACGAGGTCTTCGACGCGTACCTGCGCGCCAAGGGCGAGGCGGACGCGTACGTCACCAGCCAGGAAGCCCTGGACTGGACGATCCTGCGCCCCGGCTCGCTCATGGACGACGCGGGCACCGGCCTGGTCCGTCTGGAGGCACACACCGGGCGCGGTGCGATCCCGCGGGACGATGTGGCGGCCGTCCTCGCGGAGTTGGTGGACACCCCGGCGACGACCGGCTTGACGCTGGAGCTGATCAGCGGATCGACGCCGGTGTCGGTCGCGGTGAAGTCGGTGGCCGGGAACTGAGAGCGGCCACAGGCCGTTGAACGGTCACCGGCCGTAGAACGGTCGGAGCCGCCACCAAGCCCTCCAGCACCGCCCGCTGCCACCCTGTCAGATCCCGCAAGTCCTGCGTCGTCCCGCACCTCTCCGATCTGCTGCCGCACCCCCGCGGCTCAGAACAGAGGCAGCTGCCCGGGAAACTCCGGTGCGGCGTACCCGTCCAACGCCGGCTGGGCGGCCCCGAGTTGCGCCTGCCGTCGTGACCCGGCGCAGGAGACGAGCTCGCCGTTCTCCCGCGCCCCGGGCGGGTCGTGCCGCGCGAAGCGGCCCGCGACGACGGCGATGTCACGGCGGCACACGGGACAGGTTCTGCGTCGGGAGGACATGCCGCCAGTGTGCCCGCACCGAGGCGGCGGCCACACCGCCGTCAGGTGCGGGTCTCGGCTTCCCAGCGATCGGGGCCCCACCCCGCGCCAGTCGATCAGCGGCGAGTCGGCCACCTGCTCCGACTCCCTCCCCATGCCCGCCCGGCGCAGGAACCCCACCAGGTCCCGCACGCTGTGCGCCAGACCGAGGACATCGTCGTCCGCCGGGACCCGGCGGCCGCCGGTCGGGGACGGCAGCTGCACGATGACGGGTCGCTTCCCGGCCATGGCTCCAGCATCGTCCCGACCACCCGGGCCCGCACCCGGACCGGTCATTCCAGAATCCCCGGCACAGCGCCGGGGGGCGCAACGGACATGCGGGAACGCCCCTTCGGCACAAGCCGCTCCGGTCCGCGCCGGTCGGGCCTCGGAGAATCCGGACGACACCTCCCCTCGCCGAGACGCAGGTCACATTCACTGCTGTCACAACGCGCGGGGCTGTTCGGTCTAAGAGGCGTAGCCATCGGACAACGAACGCAGGAGCACACCGTGGAAGCTCGCTTGAACCTCATGGCCAGCCCGGTCGCCGTCAAGGCCTTCAAGCACATCATCGCTGCGGGCAACGCGCTCTCGGAATCCACCGTGCCGGCCTCGACACGCGAACTGATGATGCTCCGCGCCAGCCAGATCAACGGCTGCGCCGGATGCATCGACATGCACACCAAGGAGGCCGCCGCGGCCGGGGAGACCGCGGTGCGCCTCCACCTGGTCGCCGCCTGGAGGGAGGCCAAGGTCTTCACCGACGCCGAGCGCGCCGCACTGGAACTGACGGAGCAGGGCACCCGCATCGCGGACGCGGCCGGCGGCGTCCCGGACGAGGTCTGGGCCAACGCCGCCAAGTACTACGACGAGGATCAGCTCGCCGACCTGGTGACGCAGATCGCCGTCATCAACGCCTTCAACCGCGGAAACGTCATCACCCAGCAGCCCGCCGGTGACTACGAGGCCGGCATGGCCGCCAAGTTCCACTGACGGTCCGCAACGCCGAGAGCCCCGTGATCTGCTCTCACAGATCACGGGGCTCTCGTTCCCGTGTGGCGGCGCCAGGATTCGAACCTGGGAAGGCTGAGCCGGCAGATTTACAGTCTGCTCCCTTTGGCCGCTCGGGCACACCGCCGGGTCGGCCACCAGATCGAACCGCTCCGCGGCGGTGCTCCCTGGCGACGTCGTAAACAATACCCGATACACGGGGGTGCTTCGCCACCCGGTTGATCTCCACCCCTTGGCTCGTGAGGTGACTAGGCTGGTGCGGATGCGGCCCGGCGTCAGGCCGGGCCCGGCGGCCGCCGCGCGCACGCCGGCACGCACCCGATTCGCACCCGATACAAGGAGCCACAGGACATGGCCGACTCCAGTTTCGACATCGTCTCGAAGGTCGAGCGGCAGGAGGTCGACAACGCCCTCAACCAGGCCGCCAAGGAGATCTCGCAGCGCTACGACTTCAAGGGCGTCGGCGCCTCGATCTCGTGGTCCGGTGACAAGATCCTCATGGAGGCGAACTCCGAGGACCGGGTGAAGGCTGTCCTCGACGTCTTCCAGTCCAAGCTGATCAAGCGCGGTATCTCGCTGAAGGCCCTGGACGCGGGCGAGCCGCAGTTGTCCGGCAAGGAGTACAAGATC from Streptomyces roseochromogenus subsp. oscitans DS 12.976 encodes the following:
- a CDS encoding SDR family oxidoreductase; this encodes MRIVIAGGHGQIALRLERLLSARGDEVAGIIRKSEQGDDLRAAGAEPVLLDLESASVEEVAAHLQGADAAVFAAGAGPGSGVGRKETVDRGAAVLFADAAVRAGVRRFVVVSSMGADPAHQGNEVFDAYLRAKGEADAYVTSQEALDWTILRPGSLMDDAGTGLVRLEAHTGRGAIPRDDVAAVLAELVDTPATTGLTLELISGSTPVSVAVKSVAGN
- a CDS encoding carboxymuconolactone decarboxylase family protein — its product is MEARLNLMASPVAVKAFKHIIAAGNALSESTVPASTRELMMLRASQINGCAGCIDMHTKEAAAAGETAVRLHLVAAWREAKVFTDAERAALELTEQGTRIADAAGGVPDEVWANAAKYYDEDQLADLVTQIAVINAFNRGNVITQQPAGDYEAGMAAKFH
- a CDS encoding YajQ family cyclic di-GMP-binding protein; its protein translation is MADSSFDIVSKVERQEVDNALNQAAKEISQRYDFKGVGASISWSGDKILMEANSEDRVKAVLDVFQSKLIKRGISLKALDAGEPQLSGKEYKIFASIEEGISQENAKKVAKIIRDEGPKGVKAQVQGDELRVSSKSRDDLQAVIALLKGKDFDFALQFVNYR